One genomic window of Quercus lobata isolate SW786 chromosome 9, ValleyOak3.0 Primary Assembly, whole genome shotgun sequence includes the following:
- the LOC115961255 gene encoding silicon efflux transporter LSI2-like, which yields MTHFTPLNSQEWNSRLEVMVVQSSPGMSVPIGHVENLRSRSIPSENEIHGVPSGTLESARNSNASKEAANDVSSQVSYSLLVFFCGMFITVEGFNKTGIPSTLWDFMEPYSKIDHVSGIAILAIVILVMSNLASNVPTVLLLGARVAASAAAVSAADEKKAWLILAWVSTVAGNLSLLGSAANIIVCEQARRAPELGCTLSFWSHLKFGVPSTLIVTAIGLTLIR from the exons ATGACACATTTTACACCCTTGAATTCTCAGGAATGGAACTCTAGATTGGAAGTTATGGTTGTGCAAAGCTCTCCTGGCATGAGTGTTCCCATAGGACATGTTGAGAACCTTAGGAGCCGATCAATTCCGAGCGAGAATGAAATCCATGGGGTTCCTAGTGGTACATTGGAGTCTGCAAGAAATTCTAATGCATCAAAAGAGGCAGCAAATGATGTATCTTCTCAG GTCTCCTATTCTctgttagttttcttttgtgGAATGTTTATCACAGTTGAAGGCTTTAACAAAACTGGAATCCCAAGTACTCTATGGGACTTTATGGAGCCCTATTCAAAAATCGATCATGTTAGTGGGATAGCAATTCTCGCCATTGTCATACTTGTCATGTCAAATTTGGCTTCAAATGTACCAACTG TTCTCTTGCTTGGAGCACGAGTGGCAGCATCGGCAGCTGCAGTTTCTGCAGCTGATGAGAAGAAGGCATGGCTAATCTTAGCTTGGGTCAGCACAGTAGCTGGGAACCTCTCATTATTGGGATCAGCTGCCAACATAATCGTGTGTGAGCAGGCTCGCCGAGCTCCCGAACTTGGGTGCACTTTATCCTTTTGGAGCCATCTCAAATTTGGAGTCCCCTCAACTCTTATAGTCACTGCCATTGGTTTGACACTTATAAGATGA